Proteins co-encoded in one Bacillus paramycoides genomic window:
- the mobB gene encoding molybdopterin-guanine dinucleotide biosynthesis protein B translates to MGKAPSILQIVGYQNSGKTTLVEKIVHTLAEQKMKVATIKHHGHGGFPEVAQKDSERHRKAGAVVSSVEGAGLLALSSLREEWSLQEIIRLYEFFEVDTILIEGYKKESYPKVVLLRSLEDVELLHKVENIVAVIAWHDVPANLREEYKVFHITEEELYIDWFVQTVRSTK, encoded by the coding sequence ATGGGCAAAGCCCCTTCAATCTTACAAATAGTAGGATATCAAAATAGCGGAAAAACAACACTTGTGGAGAAAATCGTGCATACGTTAGCTGAGCAGAAAATGAAAGTTGCTACCATTAAACATCACGGGCACGGAGGTTTTCCAGAAGTAGCACAAAAAGATAGTGAAAGGCATCGAAAGGCTGGTGCTGTTGTCAGTAGTGTAGAAGGCGCTGGATTACTTGCCCTTTCGTCATTAAGAGAGGAATGGTCCTTGCAAGAAATTATTCGCTTATATGAGTTTTTTGAAGTGGATACAATTTTAATAGAGGGCTATAAAAAAGAGAGCTATCCGAAAGTAGTGTTACTTCGTTCTCTGGAAGACGTGGAACTTTTACATAAAGTAGAAAATATAGTAGCGGTTATTGCGTGGCATGATGTCCCGGCAAACTTACGAGAAGAATATAAAGTATTTCATATAACAGAAGAAGAGTTGTATATAGATTGGTTTGTACAAACGGTAAGGAGTACGAAATGA
- a CDS encoding molybdopterin-synthase adenylyltransferase MoeB has product MQERYSRQILFAGVGEEGQRKIREKHVLIIGAGALGAANAEAIVRAGVGKITIADRDYVEWSNLQRQQLYTEEDAKQYKPKAVAAAEHLKAINSEVEINPVVTDVTVQEMEELVKDVDLILDATDNFETRLLINDISQKYNIPWIYGGCVGSYGVTYTILPGKTPCFRCLMEHPASGATCDTAGIIQPAVQLVVAHQITEALKILVEDYGALRETMLSFDLWNNQQMAFKVNRQKKETCLSCGRLRTYPSLTFEAQTKTEVLCGRNTVQIRPGMRNEFHLEEIKKRLQRSVDVKATPYLLSFPVEEFRFVLFTDGRAFIHGTNDINVARRLYARYIG; this is encoded by the coding sequence ATGCAGGAGCGATATTCAAGGCAAATATTATTTGCTGGTGTTGGAGAAGAAGGGCAGAGAAAAATTAGAGAGAAGCATGTACTTATTATTGGTGCTGGTGCTCTTGGTGCGGCAAATGCAGAAGCGATTGTTAGAGCAGGTGTTGGAAAAATAACAATTGCGGATCGTGATTATGTAGAATGGAGCAATTTACAAAGGCAACAGCTATATACAGAAGAAGACGCAAAGCAGTATAAACCGAAGGCGGTAGCAGCGGCAGAGCATTTAAAAGCAATTAATTCTGAGGTGGAAATAAATCCGGTTGTGACTGATGTAACAGTGCAAGAAATGGAAGAGCTAGTGAAGGATGTAGATTTAATATTAGATGCAACAGATAATTTTGAAACGCGTCTTCTTATTAATGATATTTCGCAAAAGTATAATATTCCGTGGATATATGGTGGTTGCGTTGGAAGCTACGGAGTAACGTATACAATTTTACCAGGAAAAACACCATGTTTCCGCTGTTTAATGGAACATCCGGCGAGCGGGGCAACATGTGATACAGCTGGTATTATACAGCCGGCAGTACAATTAGTTGTGGCGCATCAAATAACAGAAGCGCTGAAAATATTAGTAGAAGACTATGGGGCACTTCGCGAAACGATGTTATCATTTGACCTTTGGAATAATCAACAGATGGCATTTAAAGTGAATAGGCAGAAAAAAGAAACGTGTTTATCTTGCGGAAGATTACGTACATATCCGAGTTTAACATTTGAGGCACAAACGAAAACAGAAGTATTATGTGGCCGAAATACAGTGCAAATCCGGCCAGGTATGCGGAATGAATTTCATTTAGAGGAAATTAAAAAGCGCTTACAAAGAAGTGTGGATGTAAAAGCTACTCCGTATTTATTATCCTTTCCAGTAGAGGAATTTCGTTTTGTTTTATTTACAGATGGCAGGGCGTTTATTCATGGGACGAATGATATTAATGTAGCAAGACGTTTATATGCAAGATATATAGGTTGA
- the moeA gene encoding molybdopterin molybdotransferase MoeA — protein MVEKRIPIQVAEAVESVIEYAKNGEVEEVSITESYGRILGEDVISDHDVPHFDRSPYDGFAIRAEDTKEANQENAIEFEVIGEIGAGSVFTGEVGSFQAVRIMTGAAIPDDCNAVVMLELTEGFEKNGKTYMKLKRPFHSGDNVSFKGEDIKQNQVLVQKGVAINPGVAALLATFGYSTVKVVKQPVVGIVTTGSELLEVHESLQPGKIRNSNSYMIAAQIMKAGGKVRYYGQLADELDACFAAVQSAINEVDILITTGGVSVGDYDYLPAIYERLQANVLFNKIAMRPGSVTTVAEVDGKLLFGLSGNPSACYVGFELFVHPIIKTYLYAKEPHVYRADAILQKDFPKPNPFTRFVRAKVKIMDGALQAMPVGLDKSSAVSSLADANAFIVLPGGTRGFEAGMKVSVLLLEHAEGCDWPWAKPLQSYK, from the coding sequence ATGGTAGAAAAACGAATTCCGATTCAAGTTGCTGAGGCAGTAGAGAGCGTAATAGAATATGCAAAAAATGGTGAAGTAGAAGAGGTTTCTATTACGGAAAGTTACGGGAGAATTCTTGGGGAGGATGTTATCTCTGATCATGACGTTCCTCATTTCGATCGTTCTCCTTACGATGGTTTCGCAATTCGAGCAGAAGATACGAAAGAAGCAAATCAAGAGAATGCGATTGAGTTTGAAGTAATAGGAGAAATCGGAGCAGGATCTGTTTTTACAGGAGAAGTAGGATCTTTTCAGGCGGTTCGTATTATGACAGGAGCAGCTATTCCAGATGATTGTAATGCAGTCGTAATGTTAGAGTTGACGGAAGGTTTTGAGAAGAACGGAAAAACATATATGAAGTTAAAGCGTCCTTTTCATAGTGGTGACAATGTGTCATTTAAAGGAGAAGATATAAAGCAAAATCAAGTTCTCGTTCAGAAAGGTGTTGCAATTAATCCAGGTGTTGCAGCTTTATTAGCGACGTTTGGATATAGTACTGTGAAGGTTGTAAAGCAGCCTGTTGTTGGTATTGTGACGACAGGAAGTGAACTGTTAGAAGTACATGAGTCGTTACAGCCGGGGAAAATTAGAAATAGTAACTCATATATGATTGCCGCTCAAATTATGAAAGCCGGAGGGAAAGTTCGTTATTATGGCCAACTTGCCGATGAGTTAGATGCATGCTTTGCAGCTGTTCAATCAGCGATAAATGAGGTTGATATTTTAATTACGACAGGCGGTGTGTCGGTAGGGGATTATGACTACTTGCCGGCTATTTATGAAAGATTACAAGCGAATGTACTCTTTAATAAAATAGCGATGAGACCAGGAAGTGTAACGACAGTAGCTGAAGTTGACGGAAAGTTACTTTTCGGTTTATCGGGGAATCCGTCAGCTTGTTACGTAGGATTTGAGCTATTTGTGCATCCGATTATAAAAACATATTTGTATGCAAAGGAGCCTCACGTATATAGAGCAGATGCTATTTTACAAAAAGACTTTCCAAAGCCAAATCCGTTTACTCGTTTTGTAAGAGCGAAGGTGAAAATTATGGACGGAGCATTACAAGCGATGCCGGTCGGTTTAGATAAATCGAGTGCGGTATCTTCACTTGCTGATGCGAATGCCTTTATTGTGCTGCCTGGAGGAACGAGAGGATTTGAGGCAGGGATGAAAGTATCTGTATTATTGCTAGAGCACGCCGAGGGATGTGATTGGCCATGGGCAAAGCCCCTTCAATCTTACAAATAG
- the moaD gene encoding molybdopterin converting factor subunit 1, translating to MIRVLLFAHLQEEAGTSELQIEKENITVAELKDVVAKEYNVPVAAPIMVAINEEYANEDDRVQSGDVVALIPPVSGG from the coding sequence ATGATTCGAGTATTGTTATTTGCACACTTGCAAGAGGAAGCTGGAACAAGTGAGTTACAAATAGAGAAAGAAAATATTACGGTTGCAGAGTTAAAAGATGTTGTTGCTAAAGAATATAATGTACCAGTGGCAGCACCAATTATGGTTGCGATTAATGAAGAATATGCAAATGAAGATGACAGGGTCCAATCTGGTGATGTTGTTGCACTAATCCCACCGGTGAGCGGTGGTTAA
- a CDS encoding DUF3888 domain-containing protein — translation MKKICVVIIMLGSVFFSSPSDSFAKESREQLLESALSNRYYSVIRQVTEDQYECTSVVNIKRLGKNGEFVPRFEITLQFLTFQGAHNPPNDKVTLTLEDHLDHVKIKKVEREKNVSNSSADKVCEREREKIKAHSNDSE, via the coding sequence ATGAAAAAAATATGTGTAGTTATTATTATGCTAGGTTCGGTCTTTTTCTCTTCTCCAAGTGATTCTTTCGCGAAAGAATCGAGGGAACAGCTTTTAGAGAGTGCATTATCGAATAGGTACTATTCAGTTATTAGACAAGTAACAGAAGATCAATATGAATGTACTTCAGTTGTAAATATAAAGCGTCTCGGCAAGAACGGTGAGTTCGTTCCTAGATTTGAAATTACGTTACAATTTCTTACGTTCCAAGGTGCACATAATCCGCCGAATGATAAAGTTACACTTACTTTGGAAGATCATTTAGATCACGTAAAGATAAAGAAAGTGGAGAGAGAAAAGAATGTTTCTAATTCTAGTGCAGACAAAGTTTGTGAACGAGAAAGAGAAAAAATAAAAGCTCACTCTAATGATTCAGAGTGA
- the moaE gene encoding molybdopterin synthase catalytic subunit MoaE encodes MTNTYYEVVDTEISIEEVAKNVIRRECGAVTTFIGTVREFTKGRRTLYLEYAAYKTMAEKMLEKIGSEVKEKWPGTYVAITHRIGTLQISDIAVVVAVSTPHRKAAYEANEYIMERIKQIVPIWKKEFWEDGDSWIGDQLEKTPYPAGEPGKEL; translated from the coding sequence ATGACAAATACGTATTATGAAGTAGTTGATACAGAAATCTCAATTGAAGAGGTAGCGAAGAATGTTATTCGCCGTGAATGCGGTGCTGTTACAACATTTATTGGAACGGTTAGAGAGTTTACGAAAGGGCGTCGTACATTATACTTAGAATACGCCGCTTACAAAACGATGGCAGAAAAGATGCTAGAGAAAATTGGTTCAGAAGTGAAAGAGAAGTGGCCAGGCACATACGTTGCGATTACACATCGCATTGGTACACTACAAATTTCTGATATTGCGGTTGTGGTTGCTGTTTCAACGCCGCACCGTAAAGCGGCTTATGAAGCGAATGAATATATTATGGAACGCATAAAACAAATTGTTCCGATTTGGAAAAAGGAGTTTTGGGAAGATGGAGACTCTTGGATTGGTGATCAACTAGAAAAAACGCCATATCCGGCGGGAGAGCCTGGGAAGGAGCTATAA
- the moaC gene encoding cyclic pyranopterin monophosphate synthase MoaC, producing the protein MSSFTHFNDQGRAKMVDISDKKATVRTAIACSSIVVTKEIYDKISHNEIGKGDVLAVAQIAGIMAAKRTSDIIPMCHPLLLKGVDVSFDWKQSGEQYRLLIEVKVKTEGSTGVEMEALTAASATALTVYDMCKAVDKGMIIGETYLLEKTGGKSGDYTRKA; encoded by the coding sequence ATGTCTTCATTCACACACTTTAATGACCAAGGACGCGCGAAGATGGTTGATATAAGCGACAAAAAAGCAACCGTTCGAACAGCAATTGCGTGCTCTAGCATTGTCGTTACAAAAGAAATTTACGATAAAATCTCTCACAATGAAATCGGGAAAGGTGACGTACTAGCAGTTGCACAAATCGCAGGTATTATGGCTGCGAAACGCACTTCTGATATTATCCCAATGTGCCATCCTTTATTATTAAAAGGTGTTGACGTTTCTTTCGATTGGAAACAATCCGGTGAACAATATCGATTACTTATTGAAGTAAAAGTTAAAACAGAAGGTAGCACCGGTGTTGAAATGGAAGCTTTAACAGCTGCTTCCGCTACCGCTCTTACCGTGTACGATATGTGTAAAGCTGTTGATAAAGGTATGATTATTGGCGAAACATACTTACTTGAAAAAACAGGTGGAAAAAGTGGAGATTATACGCGAAAAGCTTAA